Within Cellulophaga sp. L1A9, the genomic segment CATTTGTTCTAGGGATATCTTACCACTGTCCATACTTTGTCTATAGCATTTATTTGGGTTCAGCTCTAATTACGTCTAGTTTTCACAATGCTGATCTTGAAATAGCATAAAAGTAGTAATGGGAATCAAATTAAACTCTAATTCTTATTTTACGGGCCTTATTAACTATCATAATCTACAACAAAGAAGAGATCTGGTAGTGCATCGCTACTGCAAATGATCTTAAAACGGGTGTCAGAAATGGCAATGGAGGATTTCCGTTTTCCAAATCACTTATTTTTTAACTTTTTTTATTTCTATTCTTTAACTTGTTGTGCTGGTTTCTTTTTTCGTTTGCTATTTGTGTGTAAAAAGCTTAGCTATAGTTTTGCTAATTTCCTCTAGTTTTTCCAAGGGCTCCATTAAACTAGGGTTCGTAACATTTATCTTCTGCATCGTATTTAGGGATGATTGCATGGGATAAATTAAAATACAACTTGTCTTTTTAAAATAAGTATTCAAATAAGTCGAAATTTTACTCATATTTTTATGGTAAGAGAGCTGTTCTTTTCTACTCAAAACAATAATTATGTTGTCGTCTTTGAAAGAAGTTTTAGCTATAGTCAAAAAATTATCCCAGTCATTAAACGTTTCAAATGAACATTCAATAGGATATTTTTTTTTAATATCTTTTATAAATTTTAAAGTGTTTTCATTTCCATAAAAAAGGAGTTTAGCACTGGTATTTCTGGCGATGTTCCACACTTTCAGTAACCAAAAAGGAAAACCTATTTCTTTTTCCGCATTTTCAGGCACAATAACGATATGCCTTTTTATAGTAGCGAGAGGTTGAACAGGTTTATAAATTAAAGTGGTGGTGCTACTTTTAGTTAAAATACCTTCTGTAAGGTTTCCTAAAAATGAATCGGAAATACCTTTATGAACATGGAGCCCTAGAATTAAATCGGTTATAGCGTGTTCTTTTGTAACGCTAGTAATTCCATTTATTAAATTGATGTCATAGCGCAATAGTTCATGTAATTTGGTGTCTGTCGCGGCTGCAGCTACCGCTGCTTTACTTAGTATTGTTTTCGCTAGTTTATCTGCAGAACCATTAGTCTTACTATTATCAACCATACTTAACGCATACAAGCCATCTCTGTTGCTTTTGGATTTGATGGTGATTCCTAAATTAATGAGTTCATCAATAGTATCAATATTACTGATAGGAATTAATATTCGTTCTAGATGATCAGTTTCTTCAGGTAAAGCATCTGTATGTTCTAAAAGGGCAATATTTTGAGCACCTTTTTGAGCTACAAAAGAAGCGATAGTACATGTAAACAGAATCATAAGTATTGTTCCATTCAGAATAGTTTCGTTTAATAAACGCACCGGCTCGCCAGATGGTTTTTCCCCAAGAATTATAGAATATCCAACCAATACTGCTGCTAATGTTGCTG encodes:
- a CDS encoding cation:proton antiporter, which encodes MIVLNIFETSLPLTDPVLKFLLILVIILFAPIILNKIKIPHLLGLIIAGAVVGPNGINLIERDSGIILSGTAGLLYIMFLAGLEIDLVDFKKNSKKSIVFGLLTFSIPMTLGTLCGIYILEFSTQTAVLLASMFASHTLIAYPLISKLGVAKNRAVNITVGGTMITDTLALLVLAVIVGMTTGEVNAQFWIRLSVSILIFGFIVLFLFPIIGRWFFKKFDDNVSQYIFVLVMVFLGAGLAELAGIEPIIGAFLTGLALNRLIPHTSPLMNRVEFVGNAIFIPFFLIGVGMLIDYRVFFKDFETIKVAAIMIFIATLAKFIAAWCTQKIYGFSSDERRLIFGLSNAQAAATLAAVLVGYSIILGEKPSGEPVRLLNETILNGTILMILFTCTIASFVAQKGAQNIALLEHTDALPEETDHLERILIPISNIDTIDELINLGITIKSKSNRDGLYALSMVDNSKTNGSADKLAKTILSKAAVAAAATDTKLHELLRYDINLINGITSVTKEHAITDLILGLHVHKGISDSFLGNLTEGILTKSSTTTLIYKPVQPLATIKRHIVIVPENAEKEIGFPFWLLKVWNIARNTSAKLLFYGNENTLKFIKDIKKKYPIECSFETFNDWDNFLTIAKTSFKDDNIIIVLSRKEQLSYHKNMSKISTYLNTYFKKTSCILIYPMQSSLNTMQKINVTNPSLMEPLEKLEEISKTIAKLFTHK